From the genome of Eucalyptus grandis isolate ANBG69807.140 chromosome 2, ASM1654582v1, whole genome shotgun sequence, one region includes:
- the LOC104433448 gene encoding elongation factor 1-delta, which translates to MAVALYDLGSAAGLKKLDEHLLTRSYITGYQASKDDITVHEALPGSPSSEFINVSRWYNHIEALLRIAGVSAEGCGVIIEGFAPIAEEAVATPPVDETKAAAAEDDDDDDVDLFGEETEEEKKAAEERAVAVKASAKKKESGKSSVLLDVKPWDDETDMQKLEEAVRSIQMEGLLWGASKLVPVGYGIKKMQIMMTIVDDLVSVDTLIEDHLTVEPVNEYVQSCDIVAFNKI; encoded by the exons ATGGCAGTTGCACTTTATGACCTTGGTTCGGCAGCAGGACTGAAGAAGCTCGATGAACACCTCCTCACACGTAGCTACATAACTGG GTACCAAGCTTCAAAGGATGACATCACTGTCCATGAAGCACTTCCAGGGTCCCCGTCATCtgaattcatcaatgtatctaggtGGTATAACCACATTGAGGCTCTATTGAGGATTGC TGGTGTTTCTGCAGAAGGATGTGGTGTTATTATTGAGGGTTTTGCTCCAATCGCTGAGGAGGCAGTGGCAACTCCCCCTGTTGATGAAACAAAG GCTGCAGCTgcagaggatgatgatgatgatgatgtagaTTTGTTTGGTGAAGAGActgaagaggagaagaaggctGCTGAGGAACGTGCAGTTGCCGTCAAGGCATctgcaaagaagaaagaat CTGGCAAGTCATCTGTGCTGTTGGATGTGAAGCCATGGGATGATGAGACTGACATGCAAAAGCTCGAGGAAGCAGTAAGAAGCATCCAAATGGAAGGGTTGCTTTGGGGAGCAT CCAAGCTCGTACCTGTGGGCTATGGtataaagaaaatgcaaattatgaTGACTATTGTGGACGATTTGGTTTCGGTTGACACCCTCATTGAGGACCATCTTACGGTTGAACCGGTGAATGAATATGTCCAGAGCTGTGACATTGTTGCTTTCAACAAAATAT GA
- the LOC104433635 gene encoding uncharacterized protein LOC104433635 isoform X1, protein MRDRSPALPRRSLFGLWWKMSDHVVLSVDRLVRLVPARDEAEASSSSSSSGGGEAAEVEGNEKEEEEAPLIQMAECRICQDEDSVSNLESPCACSGSLKYAHRKCIQHWCNEKGDITCEICHQQFQPNYTAPPRPPIDTTIDIGGGLTISGTPLDLRDPRLLALAEAERHFLEADYDEYAASNASGAAFCRSAALILMALLLLRHALTIPDDDGGDDDTSTYFSVFLFRAAGFLLPCYIMAWAISILQRRRQRQEAAALAARQVAFVLQSGQNGGLHFTIAPVTPVTAHDEPV, encoded by the exons ATGCGAGATCGATCGCCTGCTCTTCCCCGGCGATCTCTG TTTGGTCTTTGGTGGAAGATGAGCGATCACGTGGTGCTTTCCGTGGACCGGCTCGTGCGGCTGGTGCCGGCGAGGGATGAGGCCGAggcctcgtcgtcgtcgtcgagcAGCGGGGGCGGCGAGGCGGCCGAGGTGGAGGGGaatgagaaggaggaggaggaggcgccTCTGATTCAGATGGCCGAGTGTCGCATTTGCCAGGACGAGGACAGCGTGAGCAACTTGGAGTCTCCCTGTGCCTGCAGTGGCAGTCTCAAG TATGCTCATAGGAAGTGTATCCAGCACTGGTGCAATGAGAAAGGCGACATAACATGTGAGATTTGTCATCAG CAATTCCAGCCCAATTATACTGCCCCGCCTCGCCCACCCATAGACACTACAATCGATATTGG TGGAGGCTTGACAATATCTGGAACTCCACTGGACCTGCGAGATCCTCGTCTTCTAGCACTTGCAGAGGCAGAGCGTCACTTTTTGGAAGCTGATTATGATGAGTATGCTGCTTCAAATGCCAGTGGAGCTGCATTCTGCCGCTCAGCTGCTTTAATT TTAATGGCCCTTCTGCTACTGCGGCATGCATTGACCATTCCCGATGATGATGGTGGAGATGACGATACATCCACTTATTTCTCT GTCTTCTTATTCCGGGCTGCTGGTTTTCTTTTGCCCTGCTACATAATGGCTTGGGCTATCAGTATCTTGCAGCGCCGCAGGCAGAGACAG GAGGCTGCAGCATTGGCGGCAAGGCAAGTTGCTTTTGTACTCCAATCTGGGCAAAATGGGGGACTGCATTTCACGATAGCACCCGTAACCCCAGTAACAGCTCACGACGAACCTGTATGA
- the LOC104433635 gene encoding uncharacterized protein LOC104433635 isoform X2, whose translation MSDHVVLSVDRLVRLVPARDEAEASSSSSSSGGGEAAEVEGNEKEEEEAPLIQMAECRICQDEDSVSNLESPCACSGSLKYAHRKCIQHWCNEKGDITCEICHQQFQPNYTAPPRPPIDTTIDIGGGLTISGTPLDLRDPRLLALAEAERHFLEADYDEYAASNASGAAFCRSAALILMALLLLRHALTIPDDDGGDDDTSTYFSVFLFRAAGFLLPCYIMAWAISILQRRRQRQEAAALAARQVAFVLQSGQNGGLHFTIAPVTPVTAHDEPV comes from the exons ATGAGCGATCACGTGGTGCTTTCCGTGGACCGGCTCGTGCGGCTGGTGCCGGCGAGGGATGAGGCCGAggcctcgtcgtcgtcgtcgagcAGCGGGGGCGGCGAGGCGGCCGAGGTGGAGGGGaatgagaaggaggaggaggaggcgccTCTGATTCAGATGGCCGAGTGTCGCATTTGCCAGGACGAGGACAGCGTGAGCAACTTGGAGTCTCCCTGTGCCTGCAGTGGCAGTCTCAAG TATGCTCATAGGAAGTGTATCCAGCACTGGTGCAATGAGAAAGGCGACATAACATGTGAGATTTGTCATCAG CAATTCCAGCCCAATTATACTGCCCCGCCTCGCCCACCCATAGACACTACAATCGATATTGG TGGAGGCTTGACAATATCTGGAACTCCACTGGACCTGCGAGATCCTCGTCTTCTAGCACTTGCAGAGGCAGAGCGTCACTTTTTGGAAGCTGATTATGATGAGTATGCTGCTTCAAATGCCAGTGGAGCTGCATTCTGCCGCTCAGCTGCTTTAATT TTAATGGCCCTTCTGCTACTGCGGCATGCATTGACCATTCCCGATGATGATGGTGGAGATGACGATACATCCACTTATTTCTCT GTCTTCTTATTCCGGGCTGCTGGTTTTCTTTTGCCCTGCTACATAATGGCTTGGGCTATCAGTATCTTGCAGCGCCGCAGGCAGAGACAG GAGGCTGCAGCATTGGCGGCAAGGCAAGTTGCTTTTGTACTCCAATCTGGGCAAAATGGGGGACTGCATTTCACGATAGCACCCGTAACCCCAGTAACAGCTCACGACGAACCTGTATGA